One Prunus dulcis chromosome 8, ALMONDv2, whole genome shotgun sequence DNA window includes the following coding sequences:
- the LOC117636843 gene encoding protein ELC-like isoform X2, which translates to MQLSAWNTCIQRIFLDLKCNNLLVNLRDPQRPICKGFFCTAEAILLHAFQSLEVEERSESLILWFSSSCFAMDHPETFFYSSLLPQPNQALKQQLIVYATREILEGRIPYPEQLRPRILSDVIQLLDQYPSLGLTRRRFQPEEPAVLVVRGTIPIFYTNRVYKIPVEIWVPHSYPTSPPRACVTLDDQNATAIKLRHPYVDARRGGLINVPHMLDWHSERTLVVLVTTMCECFSRDPPLRAGPGPPPLPPSPPQPQPQPPHVQERQRQELEEERHRQEQVMQRQEGGRQQQAQERRSSSLWYSLMRRLAFLCIVCMLFSITTCSWSTFTLAVLVLGFALLW; encoded by the exons GGGTTTTTCTGCACCGCCGAAGCCATTCTTCTTCACGCTTTTCAGTCGCTCGAAGTAGAAGAACGCTCTGAGTCTCTGATTCTCTGGTTCTCCTCGAG TTGCTTTGCCATGGATCATCCCGAAACCTTCTTTTATAGCTCCCTTCTTCCACAGCCGAACCAAGCCCTCAAGCAACAGCTAATTGTATATGCAACTAGGGAAATATTGGAGGGCCGCATCCCATACCCAGAACAACTTAGGCCCAGGATCTTAAGTGATGTCATACAATTGCTTGATCAGTATCCTTCATTAGGCCTGACCAGGCGTAGGTTTCAGCCCGAGGAGCCTGCAGTTTTGGTAGTCAGAGGCACCATTCCTATATTTTACACAAACAGAGTCTATAAAATTCCAGTTGAGATATGGGTGCCGCACAGCTATCCAACATCTCCGCCGAGGGCGTGCGTGACTCTGGATGACCAAAACGCAACAGCAATCAAGTTACGTCATCCATATGTCGATGCTAGAAGGGGAGGCCTCATAAATGTACCACATATGCTGGATTGGCACTCAGAAAGAACTCTTGTGGTTCTAGTAACCACCATGTGTGAGTGTTTTAGTCGAGACCCACCCCTACGGGCAGGGCCAGGGCCACCACCACTGCCACCATCGCCGCCGCAGCCGCAGCCGCAGCCACCTCATGTGCAAGAAAGGCAGAGGCAAGAGCTAGAGGAAGAGAGGCATAGGCAAGAGCAAGTGATGCAGAGGCAGGAGGGAGGAAGACAACAACAAGCGCAAGAGAGGCGGTCATCGAGCTTGTGGTATTCTCTGATGAGGCGTTTAGCATTTTTGTGCATAGTTTGTATGTTATTCAGCATTACGACTTGTTCATGGTCTACTTTTACACTTGCAGTTCTAGTCTTAGGTTTTGCTTTGTTGTGGTGA